A window from Candidatus Binatia bacterium encodes these proteins:
- a CDS encoding DUF58 domain-containing protein, which produces MANGDRSYFDPLVLARLSNLYLKARWVVEGIMSGIHRSRSKGFSVEFESHREYSPGDELRRIDWKALGKFDRYFIKETEDETNLRATLVLDASASMDYGSNGVTKFEYASILTASLAYLILKQQDAAGVVTFSDRVESFIPPKAKRGYVFEILRALEAHRPSGETNTGKILQEIAGKTKRRGLVVLVSDLLDEPEEVLKGLRLFRFNGHDVIVFHIMDSAEIELPFDGNILFEDLEQADLKVTADPQTIRAVYRRVVDEFIDHLRKECHASSIDYQLVSTSTPLDRALVSYLSWRG; this is translated from the coding sequence ATGGCCAACGGCGACCGAAGCTATTTCGATCCTCTCGTTCTCGCGCGCCTCTCGAATCTTTATCTCAAGGCGCGCTGGGTCGTCGAAGGCATCATGTCCGGCATCCACCGGAGCCGGTCCAAGGGATTCAGCGTCGAGTTCGAATCGCACCGCGAATATTCCCCCGGCGACGAGCTCCGCCGCATCGATTGGAAGGCGCTCGGCAAATTCGACCGCTACTTCATCAAGGAGACCGAGGACGAGACCAACCTCCGGGCGACTCTCGTCCTCGACGCCAGCGCCTCGATGGATTACGGCTCGAACGGCGTCACCAAGTTCGAATACGCCTCGATCCTCACCGCCTCGCTCGCCTATCTGATTTTGAAGCAGCAGGACGCCGCCGGCGTCGTGACTTTTTCCGATCGCGTCGAATCGTTCATCCCGCCCAAGGCGAAGCGCGGCTACGTCTTCGAGATTCTCCGCGCGCTCGAAGCGCACCGCCCGTCCGGTGAAACGAACACGGGAAAAATTCTCCAGGAAATCGCCGGCAAGACGAAGCGGCGCGGCCTGGTGGTCCTGGTCTCGGACCTGCTCGACGAGCCGGAGGAAGTTCTCAAGGGCCTGCGGCTTTTCCGCTTCAACGGTCACGACGTCATCGTCTTTCATATCATGGACAGCGCGGAGATCGAGCTTCCGTTCGACGGCAATATCCTTTTCGAGGACCTGGAACAGGCCGATCTCAAAGTCACCGCCGATCCGCAAACCATCCGAGCTGTTTATCGCCGCGTGGTCGATGAATTTATCGATCACCTGCGCAAGGAATGCCACGCGAGCTCGATCGACTATCAGCTCGTCTCGACCTCGACGCCTCTAGACCGCGCGCTGGTGAGCTATCTGAGCTGGAGGGGCTGA
- a CDS encoding type II toxin-antitoxin system HicA family toxin, with protein MKRRELIRHLVRFGCVLAEEGAKHTKYVNLADPRRVVTVPRHTEIADLLARKICRQLGIPDPK; from the coding sequence GTGAAACGCAGGGAGTTGATCCGGCACTTGGTACGTTTCGGTTGTGTTCTTGCCGAGGAAGGAGCGAAACATACTAAGTATGTGAATCTTGCCGATCCGCGCCGGGTCGTTACTGTACCGCGTCACACCGAGATTGCGGATCTTTTAGCCAGAAAAATTTGTCGTCAACTCGGCATACCCGATCCAAAATGA
- a CDS encoding DUF1902 domain-containing protein — MKIQASFVKDGKWWVAWSEDVPGALTQGATLKEARENLADAVRMIREPVDLSKLPKAKVVIEQIEI, encoded by the coding sequence ATGAAAATCCAAGCAAGTTTCGTTAAAGACGGTAAATGGTGGGTGGCTTGGAGCGAGGATGTTCCCGGAGCGCTTACCCAAGGAGCTACGCTAAAGGAGGCCCGTGAAAATCTTGCCGATGCCGTTCGCATGATCCGAGAGCCCGTCGATCTTTCCAAGCTTCCAAAAGCAAAAGTTGTGATCGAGCAGATCGAGATTTGA
- a CDS encoding glutamine amidotransferase: protein MSEMFFAGGLSWWVVIAVGLGALAAVAFQFIGLKQRLGTQRAAWLTLLRSVVYAALIFFLLSPGLIHKRVTKLRRPLSLLIDTSQSMALPAASGKSRLDLVKEKLLGGNEPLIEKLARDYDLRVYQFNTSLDPVAPSEISKLSAGGRGTRLVEILKEASRDAGPQGAIIVFSDGIANGESKGAIDSGAVSAPIFTVGFGESQGFVDLRVADLTAPEFAFRGREFKLDLLVQAYGLAGKTVPLYFNRGKNLVATRSVNIDKDAFEQRITLAYTPKEIGAHSFSVSAAAQPGEQIADNNHKEFRVEVQRDKLRVLTLSGSPAWNYRFLRMALKQDPFIDLVSFVFLRTPTDVVDVPESQLSLIPFPIDEIFLEELKNFDVVFLDDFSYRSYFNIQYLERVRDFVRDGGGLAMMGGIRSFDSGGYAESPLREVLPVELDGKGRYRMKTRARGILTSSGKAHPITRLLPDPQANEEAWKKMPPLTSLNLVARSRGETLLQAAEDGAGGGPPLLTVGRFGKGRTLALMSDDIWRWSFGAVGARESPQNHLKLIRHSVRWLAQEPTFEQVQIRSVGGPRAPGEKSEFKIQVLNDDFTPAAHAILKIVVTGAEGEQTRLEASEESEGQYRADFTPAREGAYRIEAEAQLGGKTLGRDRKNFSVAFPYAEAEDGRPRPELLKQIAETSRGEFIAGAELNAASLERVAAKLNLLAPSEIVERTEIPLWSTLTTFSIILILLSSEWWLRRKWGMI from the coding sequence ATGAGTGAAATGTTTTTTGCCGGCGGTCTGTCCTGGTGGGTCGTAATCGCCGTCGGCCTTGGCGCGCTGGCTGCGGTGGCGTTCCAATTCATCGGCCTCAAGCAGCGCCTCGGCACCCAACGGGCCGCATGGTTGACGCTCCTACGGAGCGTGGTCTATGCCGCGCTGATTTTTTTCCTGCTGAGTCCCGGATTGATCCACAAGCGCGTCACGAAACTCCGCCGGCCGCTGAGCCTCTTGATCGACACTTCGCAGAGCATGGCGCTGCCGGCGGCGTCCGGAAAGAGCCGGCTCGATCTTGTCAAGGAAAAGTTGCTCGGCGGAAACGAGCCGCTGATCGAGAAGCTGGCGCGCGACTACGACCTGCGCGTTTACCAGTTCAACACCAGCCTCGACCCGGTCGCGCCGTCGGAGATTTCCAAGCTCTCGGCCGGAGGACGAGGCACCCGGCTGGTGGAAATTTTGAAAGAAGCGAGCCGCGACGCCGGGCCGCAAGGCGCGATCATAGTCTTCTCCGACGGGATCGCCAACGGAGAAAGCAAGGGAGCGATCGATTCCGGCGCGGTTTCGGCTCCGATCTTCACGGTCGGCTTCGGCGAGAGCCAGGGCTTCGTCGATCTCCGCGTCGCCGACCTCACCGCGCCGGAATTCGCCTTTCGCGGCCGGGAGTTCAAGCTCGACCTCCTGGTCCAGGCCTATGGCCTGGCGGGAAAAACCGTGCCGCTCTACTTCAACCGCGGAAAAAATCTCGTCGCCACCCGCTCGGTCAATATCGACAAAGACGCCTTCGAGCAGCGCATCACGCTCGCCTACACGCCCAAAGAGATCGGCGCGCACAGCTTCAGCGTCAGCGCGGCGGCCCAGCCCGGCGAGCAGATCGCGGACAACAACCACAAGGAATTCCGCGTCGAGGTTCAGCGCGACAAGCTGCGCGTGCTTACGCTTTCCGGCTCGCCCGCCTGGAATTACCGTTTTCTCCGTATGGCGCTCAAGCAAGATCCATTCATCGATCTCGTCTCTTTCGTGTTTCTGCGTACGCCGACCGACGTGGTCGACGTGCCGGAAAGCCAGTTGAGCCTGATTCCGTTTCCGATCGACGAGATCTTCCTCGAAGAGCTCAAAAATTTCGACGTCGTGTTTCTCGACGATTTTTCCTACCGCTCCTATTTCAATATCCAGTACCTCGAGCGCGTGCGCGACTTTGTCCGCGACGGCGGCGGGCTGGCAATGATGGGCGGCATCCGCTCCTTCGACAGCGGCGGCTACGCCGAGAGCCCGCTGCGCGAGGTGCTGCCGGTGGAGCTCGACGGCAAAGGAAGATACCGGATGAAGACACGCGCGCGGGGCATCCTGACCTCGTCGGGCAAGGCGCATCCGATCACGCGCCTTTTGCCGGACCCGCAGGCAAACGAAGAGGCGTGGAAAAAAATGCCGCCGCTGACGAGCCTGAACCTGGTCGCGAGAAGCCGAGGCGAAACGCTGCTGCAAGCGGCCGAGGACGGCGCCGGCGGCGGTCCGCCGTTATTGACGGTCGGCAGGTTCGGCAAGGGCCGTACGCTCGCGCTGATGAGCGACGATATTTGGCGCTGGAGCTTCGGCGCGGTCGGCGCCAGAGAGAGCCCGCAGAACCATCTGAAGCTCATCCGCCACAGCGTGCGCTGGCTCGCCCAGGAGCCGACCTTCGAGCAGGTGCAGATCCGCTCGGTCGGCGGCCCCAGGGCGCCGGGAGAGAAAAGCGAGTTCAAGATCCAGGTCTTGAACGACGACTTCACGCCGGCGGCGCACGCCATCTTAAAGATCGTCGTCACGGGCGCCGAAGGAGAGCAGACGAGACTCGAGGCAAGCGAAGAATCGGAAGGCCAATACCGGGCCGATTTCACGCCCGCCAGAGAGGGCGCCTATCGGATCGAAGCCGAAGCCCAGCTCGGCGGCAAGACGCTCGGCAGAGACCGAAAGAATTTTTCCGTCGCCTTTCCCTACGCGGAGGCGGAAGACGGCAGGCCGCGGCCCGAGCTGCTCAAGCAGATCGCCGAGACGAGCCGCGGCGAGTTCATCGCGGGCGCCGAGCTTAACGCCGCCAGCCTGGAGCGCGTCGCGGCGAAGCTCAATCTTCTCGCTCCCTCGGAGATCGTGGAGCGAACGGAAATTCCGCTGTGGAGCACGCTCACGACTTTCTCGATTATATTGATCCTTTTAAGCAGCGAGTGGTGGCTCAGAAGAAAATGGGGAATGATCTGA
- a CDS encoding DUF4159 domain-containing protein has translation MDRRDFLRLLSYGCLAAAGLAPAKSPAGQAQERERPIQFVFAQLKYRGGDWNPHALAVQPLMEELMQRTSVEAAPARREMTLTDPDLFSHPFLYMSGKYEFEPFNLDEIDILRRFLSYGGFLLVDDALGQPGYGFDQSLRREMKRIFPEKEFSRLPTAHPALRSYYLLWRIGGVRIVRPYVEGINIGATTPVVYCQNDLGGAWERDQLGNWINPCTPGGEPQRRDAFHLGINLILYAMTENYKDDLIHVPFIQRRLSR, from the coding sequence ATGGATAGACGCGATTTTCTCCGGCTCCTCTCTTACGGTTGTCTCGCGGCGGCGGGGCTCGCGCCCGCCAAGTCGCCCGCCGGCCAGGCGCAGGAGCGCGAGCGGCCGATCCAGTTCGTCTTCGCCCAGCTCAAGTATCGCGGCGGCGATTGGAACCCGCACGCGCTCGCCGTCCAGCCGCTGATGGAAGAGCTGATGCAACGCACCAGCGTGGAGGCCGCGCCGGCGCGCCGCGAGATGACTCTCACCGACCCCGATCTGTTTTCCCACCCGTTTCTCTACATGTCGGGCAAATACGAGTTCGAGCCGTTCAACCTTGACGAGATCGACATTCTGCGGCGTTTCCTATCCTACGGAGGATTCCTGCTCGTCGACGACGCCCTGGGACAGCCCGGCTATGGATTTGACCAGAGTCTCCGGCGGGAGATGAAGCGGATCTTCCCGGAGAAGGAGTTCAGCCGCTTGCCCACGGCCCATCCGGCGCTGCGGAGCTATTATCTTCTTTGGCGCATCGGCGGCGTCAGGATCGTCCGCCCCTACGTCGAGGGAATCAACATCGGCGCCACGACGCCGGTCGTTTATTGCCAGAACGATCTCGGCGGCGCCTGGGAGCGCGACCAGCTCGGCAACTGGATCAACCCGTGCACGCCTGGCGGCGAGCCGCAGCGGCGAGACGCATTTCACCTGGGAATCAATCTCATCCTTTACGCCATGACGGAGAACTACAAAGACGATTTGATCCACGTGCCTTTCATCCAGCGGCGGCTGTCGAGATAG
- a CDS encoding DUF4062 domain-containing protein → MQISSEYLFPIFISSTDYNLLDLRAELAHHLNDMGYRPILSSAEGFPDRFPELEPWESCLPVLESCFVTILVIDGRYGNSFDWPHFSLCFGDRKLSPTHAEYAYAHKLRKRMLVFIRDDVLTHYQSYRTAMAKASGDPEKARDLLAHTLPQRIAFETLQFVEEVKTTKPIPWIKGFADVTSIKKEIQKKMLNELSEVFMIKNRHLETVVNAFSIAIDELAPEKRKEVLLSIGATRELMQQIDAHSNTVQVLREEERRLKTELQKAREEIEQGKKSEEEKAALEAKVKKLSDETNKLRREITEREQANTAFILGGAGGGAGGYFPSHYSTPSAHLAASGSVGVFGQSGYPSYVSALGFDKAQQCAGCGRNDFSGGLFGFRQCHKCQKYYCMSCWPYTDSFASMVPDTCRGCNK, encoded by the coding sequence ATGCAGATCTCTAGTGAATATCTGTTCCCGATTTTCATTAGCTCAACTGATTACAATCTTTTAGATTTGAGGGCTGAACTGGCTCATCATTTGAACGATATGGGCTATCGGCCGATACTTAGTTCTGCCGAGGGATTTCCAGATCGTTTTCCGGAATTGGAACCTTGGGAATCATGCTTGCCCGTTTTGGAAAGCTGCTTTGTTACTATCTTGGTTATCGACGGCCGCTACGGGAACAGCTTCGATTGGCCGCATTTTAGCCTATGCTTTGGTGACCGAAAATTATCACCTACCCATGCTGAATATGCTTATGCTCATAAGTTAAGAAAGAGGATGCTCGTATTTATCCGAGATGACGTTCTGACCCATTATCAGAGTTACCGGACCGCTATGGCGAAGGCCAGTGGAGATCCTGAAAAAGCTCGTGATCTCCTCGCTCACACGTTGCCGCAGAGAATAGCCTTTGAAACTCTACAGTTCGTCGAGGAGGTTAAAACGACTAAGCCCATTCCTTGGATCAAGGGTTTTGCTGACGTAACCTCGATAAAAAAAGAGATACAAAAAAAGATGCTGAATGAGCTCTCAGAAGTGTTCATGATTAAAAATAGGCACCTTGAGACCGTTGTAAATGCGTTTTCGATAGCTATCGATGAACTCGCTCCCGAAAAACGCAAAGAAGTGCTTCTATCTATCGGCGCGACACGCGAGTTGATGCAACAAATTGACGCACATTCAAACACCGTCCAGGTGCTACGTGAGGAAGAACGCCGATTGAAGACAGAACTACAAAAGGCACGTGAAGAAATTGAACAAGGAAAGAAATCAGAAGAAGAAAAAGCCGCGCTGGAAGCAAAAGTTAAGAAATTGTCTGATGAGACTAACAAATTAAGACGCGAAATTACGGAACGTGAACAAGCGAATACGGCATTTATTTTAGGAGGTGCCGGCGGCGGGGCGGGCGGTTACTTTCCCTCACACTACTCTACGCCTAGCGCACACCTCGCTGCTAGTGGATCAGTCGGTGTATTCGGTCAAAGCGGTTATCCGTCTTACGTATCTGCATTAGGATTTGATAAAGCCCAACAATGCGCTGGCTGTGGGCGAAATGATTTTTCCGGCGGCCTCTTCGGTTTTAGACAATGCCATAAATGCCAGAAGTACTATTGTATGTCGTGTTGGCCCTATACTGATAGTTTTGCCAGCATGGTACCTGATACCTGCCGGGGCTGTAATAAATAG
- a CDS encoding BatA domain-containing protein yields the protein MSLFFLHPAYLFGLFAASLPIVIHLLNRRRIKRIRFPAVRFLLLSQKRISRTKRLRHWILLALRTFAVLVLVLLLARPIFQTGVGLFAGGGASAIAVVLDNSLSMKWSRDGEGFKQAKGAAARLFASIGPHHRAALITTNAASKEPARLKREKEVLLRDLEGAKTADGSADFAPALGQAYELLREPAAQKEIWVITDTALTDWDRFSLSAVKQYDPLVPLKIIKVGPKDEPPNAAVKEIRLRGRDVSVGLPIPLQVVIANFGDHEIKDLLVQLHIDDQPREQKLVSLAPRSETEVAFQFVLKAAGSHHGSVTLKKERLAGNPVSYFTLQAQDKLKVLIVDGDPQTSLVLSETFFLTRALNPAGESDGSPFLPTVAVADGLGTVALDSYQAVILCNLAAIPDALLSRLREYLRQGGGLLIFLGDRVQAEDYDRKLFDSSPSILPARLRDKRMVAASGPEKIDRIEIKHPALAPFSDPILLESLKSTRVMGYFRTEAPGASALIALGNGDPLALEKRVGSGRVILVSTSADRDWSDLPLKTAYLPLTQSLVSYLQAEKKGSLDTGIAVGGAKKFSLPPSYVGKSLKITPPDKKEREVSLAAESDNAAASFSENHIAGIYRVAAPPAADQQGSVPPVYPVNPPFLESRLATISEPELLARLNPARAEIIAIDSLDQGGSRSDLSLPLLLVLIVTLLSEGWLAQRFYG from the coding sequence ATGTCGCTTTTTTTTCTTCACCCCGCGTATCTCTTCGGCCTGTTCGCCGCCTCGCTGCCGATCGTGATTCACCTGCTGAACCGGCGGCGGATCAAAAGGATACGCTTCCCCGCCGTGCGTTTCCTGCTGCTTTCGCAGAAGCGCATCTCGCGCACCAAGCGTCTGCGCCACTGGATTCTTCTCGCGCTCAGAACGTTTGCCGTGCTCGTGCTCGTGCTGCTTCTGGCGCGGCCGATTTTTCAGACCGGCGTCGGCCTGTTCGCCGGCGGCGGAGCCTCGGCCATCGCCGTCGTCCTGGACAACTCTCTCAGCATGAAATGGAGCCGCGACGGCGAGGGCTTCAAGCAGGCGAAAGGCGCCGCCGCGCGGCTCTTCGCGTCTATCGGACCCCACCATCGCGCGGCGCTCATCACGACCAACGCCGCGTCGAAGGAGCCGGCGCGCCTGAAGCGCGAGAAAGAAGTTCTCCTGCGCGACCTGGAAGGCGCGAAGACGGCCGACGGCAGCGCCGACTTCGCCCCGGCCCTCGGCCAGGCCTACGAGCTGCTCCGCGAGCCGGCGGCGCAAAAAGAAATTTGGGTCATCACGGACACGGCGCTGACCGATTGGGACCGCTTCAGCCTCTCGGCCGTCAAGCAATACGATCCGCTGGTGCCGCTGAAAATCATCAAGGTGGGACCCAAGGATGAGCCGCCGAACGCCGCCGTAAAAGAGATCCGGCTGCGCGGACGCGACGTGAGCGTCGGGCTGCCGATCCCCTTGCAGGTCGTGATCGCGAATTTCGGCGACCACGAGATCAAAGACCTGCTCGTGCAGCTTCACATCGACGATCAGCCGCGGGAGCAGAAGCTCGTCTCGCTCGCGCCCAGGAGCGAGACCGAAGTCGCCTTTCAGTTCGTTCTGAAGGCGGCGGGGAGCCATCACGGCTCGGTCACGCTCAAGAAAGAGCGGCTCGCGGGAAACCCGGTTTCTTATTTCACCCTCCAGGCGCAGGACAAGCTCAAGGTCCTGATCGTCGACGGAGATCCGCAAACTTCTCTCGTCCTGAGCGAGACTTTTTTTCTCACCCGCGCGCTCAATCCCGCCGGCGAGAGCGACGGCTCGCCGTTTCTCCCGACGGTCGCCGTCGCCGACGGCCTCGGAACGGTCGCGCTGGATTCCTATCAGGCCGTGATCTTGTGCAACCTGGCGGCGATTCCCGACGCGCTCCTGTCGCGACTGAGGGAGTATTTGCGCCAGGGCGGCGGCCTGCTGATTTTTTTAGGCGACCGGGTTCAGGCCGAGGACTACGACCGCAAGCTGTTTGACTCCTCGCCATCGATTTTGCCCGCGCGCCTCCGCGACAAAAGAATGGTCGCCGCAAGCGGCCCGGAGAAAATCGACAGGATCGAGATCAAGCACCCGGCGCTGGCGCCTTTTTCCGATCCGATCTTATTGGAATCGCTCAAATCGACGCGTGTCATGGGCTATTTCCGCACCGAAGCTCCCGGCGCATCGGCGCTGATAGCGCTCGGCAACGGCGATCCTCTGGCGTTGGAAAAGAGAGTCGGCTCGGGACGGGTCATTCTCGTCAGCACGAGCGCGGACCGCGACTGGAGCGATCTGCCGCTTAAGACCGCGTATCTGCCGCTGACGCAATCGCTGGTGAGCTATCTGCAAGCGGAGAAAAAAGGCTCGTTGGACACGGGCATCGCGGTCGGCGGCGCGAAGAAATTCTCGCTGCCGCCGTCCTACGTCGGCAAGAGCTTGAAAATCACCCCGCCGGACAAAAAGGAACGGGAGGTGAGTCTCGCGGCCGAGAGCGACAACGCGGCGGCCTCTTTCAGCGAAAACCATATCGCCGGAATTTATCGGGTGGCTGCGCCGCCGGCCGCGGACCAGCAAGGAAGCGTGCCGCCGGTTTATCCGGTGAATCCACCGTTTTTGGAATCGCGTCTCGCGACCATCAGCGAGCCGGAGCTTCTGGCGCGGCTCAATCCTGCGCGCGCCGAGATCATTGCGATCGACTCTCTCGACCAAGGCGGCAGCAGAAGCGATCTCTCTCTTCCCTTGCTGCTCGTTCTCATTGTAACCTTGTTATCCGAAGGCTGGCTGGCGCAGCGGTTTTATGGATAG
- a CDS encoding aspartyl protease family protein has translation MGLTVLEVEVGNPEKPEVTEKVEFLIDSGAIYSVVPAPILNKLGIKPLSEQQFRLADGTQVIRKKGAAVFKYGDRIGGADVVFGVEDDHVLLGALTLAALGLFLNPLTRELKLLPMILAGFPRRQAINSSSSFPPV, from the coding sequence ATGGGTCTCACAGTTTTAGAAGTTGAAGTCGGAAATCCGGAAAAGCCGGAGGTCACGGAGAAAGTCGAGTTTTTGATCGACTCTGGGGCCATCTATTCCGTAGTTCCTGCTCCGATCCTAAACAAACTTGGAATAAAGCCTTTGTCCGAGCAGCAGTTCAGATTGGCGGATGGAACGCAGGTAATTCGCAAAAAGGGAGCCGCTGTTTTCAAATATGGAGATCGGATAGGCGGCGCGGATGTCGTCTTTGGAGTAGAAGACGATCATGTTCTTCTTGGCGCCTTGACCCTGGCAGCGTTGGGATTGTTTCTTAACCCACTAACGCGAGAGCTAAAACTGTTGCCGATGATTCTTGCCGGCTTTCCGAGAAGGCAGGCAATTAATTCTTCGTCTTCTTTTCCGCCTGTTTGA